The genomic DNA CACGCAAATGCAGACACACCTGGCAACGAATGAGCGCACATACTTTAAATAAATTTAATTAAATTCTGCGTTTTTGCGTACGAAAACCAAGGTCTGATTGTCACTTATGCCGTAGGGGCATGTGAAATAACTTCGGCTATTTGACTCATTAAAGTTCAGCCAATGCCcggtacaagggtgttttcgcattattCCCCAATCCAGACGCCGCCGTCACATCCGGAATTAGGCCTCGTGAACGCttgttcagcagcgcaacgccatagtcaATAAGCCATCACCTCGCGTATAGAGCACACCAAGCTTCTAGAAAAACCAGATAACCGAGCACAGGGGCCCTGTTGCAAGAATTACAAAAAGGAATCTGACGAGAAAGAAGGCCTCCTGGAGGACAagcgagagaaaagaaaatggtcTCGAACAACGCCGTGAATTGCTTAAAACGCTTCTGGGCTTCGCCTGTTTCATTCGGTACGACTGCAGAAAGACCACGCGGTGCCTCCGAAGTTACACGGCTGTTGAACCATCACTGAGGATCTTTTTCCTTGGAGAAATTCAATACTCTTTCTATAGCGAGGCGCAACACCACAAATTGCAGCACATGTGCTTCGGGAATGCGCCATTTTCTAACAATGGCTGAGGGTGTGGTCGATAATACCGTTTGCGCACCAACCATACACCTACTGAAAATGGGAAAGGCTACCCCAAAGCCTTATGGTGACGTCGCCACCCTTCATCCGTTTTATGTTAGAATTTTACTTGCTCATTGCTATCCATCCCTAAAAAGCTCCCTCACAATCGAGGTAACAGCAGAGAAAGCAAAAGGCTACATTGCCCTCCCATCCACTAGATTCTTCACCATGACACCCCACTTCCATTTCCCTTCCTGCGAAGGATGAATAGACCAGAGTGGAAGCAGTGACTTAAAACATGAACGAGACGCTTTCAAACTCACTATATGTTCATTATTTCTTCACAAACGTGTGCAGAAGTTCTAACTTGGTTCTAGCATGTCGGCGGTGTGCAATTAAGGACAGATTTATTCTGCCAGTCCAAttatgcagtcaaaatttctgaaCAATTTCGAGATTTTCACTTGGTAATTCGTCATGTTGAAGGATTTTTGGTGTCCGTTGTTGAAAGTTACCGCGTTGTGTGTCTCGGTCTACTTGGCGTTCACATACTAATTGCACTCCACCGAAATGGCCTTCGAACGTAATGATGGCACAATTTCGTGCCAGCTAACATGCATACTGGTCTTTCCAAGGGTTGCTTTCCGTGGTACGCTTTGTTGATTGTGATGACGCGGACGTACGAAATTGTGACAACCTCGGCAATTGCAGTCGCCTGCATTGACAGGGATTCACATCATTAGAATGCAGTAATTCTTATGGTGCCTCGCTTTTGATTAGGTCAGTCATCGAAGGTGGCAATCCTTTTATGAAAATTCGCAAAGGCCAAGTCCACCTAAAATCTAACGAATGCATCATATGGAGAACTGTCGCCGCTGGCAAATAAGTTGTCTGCTATAAGCTTTACTAATCTAAAGGTGAAGTTTAGGGTTCGTAACAGAATTGTTTAGAGCCAGCAGTGTCGTGAAGCTATGGAAAAGTGATAAAGTTCTCCCTTATTAAGATTGCTGTGTTGAGAGTACAAAGCCTCATATTCACATTTTTCGAGCAGTAACATATCTATAAAGTGCAAAAACCTCATCCCCTTAAAAACTTTACGGCGAAATTTCTTTTCTCACCTGTATGCCTTCCGCTTCAAAACACCATGAACAATGCCACCCTGCGTATCGTGGTGATGTGCCCTGTATGATCCACATTTCACTGAACGTCCCCGTGTTCCACATGTTATTCACGTAAGTGGTTGTAAAGGGTGTCTCCAAACGGAGACGCAGCGAGTCGTTTCCGTAGACTTCTCGCATAAAGGCTACAGTGCACACACCACTGACATTCACCGGCACACTGTTCTCCCAAAAGAAGCCGTACATAAACCATCGCAGGCTCAATAATATCGGTTCACCGTATCCGTCATGATGTTTCAGGAAGAGCACCACGTCTCGGCTAGGTATCTCGTCAGCATCAGACATGATGAAAAGGTCGTCATCGCTGATGTTCTTGAGACGACGGTGACCTTCGTACCAAACGGATGTACGGAGGTAGTTTTCGGGGCCCCACGGATTGCCATCGTCGTAGTTGTAGAAGTCCACCGATATCGGGACAATCTTGTGCGCATGCTCACGCAGAAATCCGGCACTCAAGTTCGAGCGGAGGTGGAGTGGCTTTTCCACGCCGGAAAAGGCGTAAGTTGATTCGACAACGAGATAGTAGTCGACAGCATCGCCCAGCTCTTTTACGCGGATTTCCAGAAGGTCTAACTCGTGGTTGAATACCATTCCGCTGATTATAGTGCGCGGCCTCGAACGGCGTCGAATATTGCCCATGGAATACCAAATTTCGAAGGCTTCGGTAAACCAAACGGCGTCGGGAATGGAGCAGTCCAGCCCATTCCAGCCCTTTTTGCAGACGCATGTCGAGCTTCTCGTTCCTGAGATAGTTCCTTCCGAAAAGCATTCGGTTACATCCTGATACGCATCATGAACTATGGCATTCGTGCTTGCAGCGGAAAGGTCTGCTGATATTTCTGATGCGTCGTTGACAGCTATCCTGCGAAAATCCTCTTTCCTGTTTGCACTGAGGGCGCCGTGAAAAGTTTGTTTGCCCACCTTTTTGTCCACTGTCGTACTTGTGTGGTGCCGGTGGAAAAGGCTGAAGAGTATTGTAGCATAAACGAAGCTGAACAAGCACAATCCGGTGAGTAACGTTTTAAACGTGAGACGCATGGCAGTCACTGGCTACGCTCGCGATGTTACCTTTAGATTAATCGCTTATCCGCAGGAAGGCGAGCGCACAGGGGAAGCACATTCAGACAAACTGTACACCGTTACATCAAGCAGATTGCTCGAATTGACTCTACGGGTCTCGCAGAAACGATACGTCCATTACAGGCGCAGAGGAGTTTGTGATGACATATGTTTCGCTCTTCCCATGCTTTAATGAAGACTGAGGCTGTACTGGGAATGTCAGGCGAGGACCGTCTACTGCAACGTCACAGCTGCGGGTATGCTTAGGCGGCGCGTGGGAAGCGACATGCATCATTTGTTTTGCTTGTCATTTGTTCTACCAAGCTTCAGGTTATGGCTTTCCGTtagcgctttctttttctgctagTTCAAAACAAAGAAACGTGCGTGCCGCGCTCCCTGATCTCTCGTTAATGCCAAACGGTTTTGCCCGGTCGCACAGGCTAGTACGATTTTTAATGAAGGACGCACTTGATATTTCCGAGCAGAGTGCGGTACCTTCAGAAAGGTACGCTAACATCCCTCTGTACATAGCTGTCGATTGTCGTCGGACTGTTCGTGTGCGCGTCGTGTATATTTTGGCAACTGCATTTTGTAGAAGTCCCTATTTTCGAGGACTAAATGCGCATAAATGCGCCTTCTAAATGAGTACCAGCAATAAAAAGAGAATAAGTTAACGTATGTCTCCTTGAACAATGACATTGCACAGTGGGTGTTTATATTTAGCGTTCGTCAGCAATCCCTCAAAATATGAATTATTTCCTGTATCATAATGCCATTTAGTTACAAGTGGCAAAAAAGCCGGCCGTACTAGGAGCTGTTAGAGCTTCCTTTCAAAACGAAACTTGCTTTACCTCTTACCGCAACACACACGCACTTTGCGGGTGCCGCCTATTGATTGGCACTGTCATTTCACGTAGACAACAGTTTGGGCCACTAGATAGATGACGACGAAGTGTCTCCTTGGCAGAACACTTGTTCGCCAAGAACACTCCCGCGGCTGCAGGCCATCACTGTCAAGAAAGAGAAGAACCGAGACGTCAGCTCGCTGTTTGCCGAGCGCTGTTCGAAAGAAGCCATCGCTGTTGTCCCTGGTTCCTGCTTGCCTCGACAGAGTGACCGTTTCGTTGACCTGCAGTGGCgttttggctgagtatcgggtgGTTTAAGGTGTCTCAATAACCGTATTTTAGTCCCTGTTTGATTGGCATtccttgcgtcagccgtcttgagctgatgtcggccagttctcctggccaggcgcgatccgcctggtcagcatccctgccacctaatgaattgcccatagatttatttttttgcagtggcgtcagcaccattcctgtggcgcttgtgCCTACCACTGGAGGTTCCATCAGGATCACAATTCCAAAGGCTGTCCAGAAGGTACTCGAGGCCACGTCTAGccacttccagaccatcactggtgtgcgagcgttcggacggggaggtatagtgtgtcgttcacccgaccagacctgtgtagaagaCCTCTTGAATTGCACTTCATTCGCATCCGccccggtgagtgcttttattccgcctcaccttgcgtgcaccaagggtcttgtacggggcgtagactcccgattaagtcctactgaaaccctggacaagctatccgcagcaggcgtcattgccatctaccgttgcaatcgactggccaataacgagagggttccgacacaatctgttattgcaacgtttgtgggcacatcatgtccatcttaaataaaggtgtggcctcttgtgttccgtgtagagccgcttgcgtcacgtccaatccagtgtaagAATTGTTGAAGATTCgggcacagtgcaggaggatgtaagtctagcttgcgttgccgcacttgtggggatggtcattcttcaagtgaatgctctactcaatctccaaagtgctgcctctgtgggggagaacacCCAGCGGACTattcgcactgctcagctcgcgctcaagaaatacaaattcttgaaataatcgaccgccgtcgttgctcccgaagagatgcaatttcagttatcaaagacagggccttcggatactctggtgttacagcgcgcaacactccaagCATGGATATTAACCTCTCggaagcaattgactctgctgtggaaaaagcaatggctaaagcaatggataaattgatatccagtctctctgattgcttagcgcaaataatttccagtcacatgatgcaaataatgcagcccactaggacaccaatgcagtgcccagaatctaacgccacacctcgaaCGCCTAGCAACGAGATAGAGACACCTTCCACAGTTGCAGAATATTCCACAGACACTACTCCGCTAGTCCAAACAcgcgaggatgagccctcttattcagacactgctattgtcacagacatggaacttgacactcgagctcccaaacgtatggggtccccagtttcaaaaactatgaaaccaaaatcaaaaaagagtcaaccaactcctgtgcttacagaaagtattctaaaggcggcagttgccgctgctgtgcgttcaacaccattggacagttgaaagtgctgcagtggaactgtcgttctatattttcagcttcaacagattaatcttgcctatctattcaattcgatccagatatcttacttcttcaagaaacgtggctttcaccagagaaaaattttcatgtaaaaggttttcggtccttccgattagatagagactcgcgaggtggaggattaatgatacttgtttccagtaaaatttgtcacaaggcaaaaatttcttttcaaatcatggactgcgactgtgaaattttggccatagatttatgtctcccaggataccatccattttcaattataaatgcttatttccccagcgGTGTGCAAAGTACACGTCAACTTGATACGGCTGTGGCtgcatgtagaaaagaaattttgtttgtaggggatttcaactcgcatcacgtgtcgtggggacacaaaacagatttgtgtggtaagcgactttgggagtggactattgatagtcacctttcatgtcagaacacagaacaagtaacgtttgttagaggacccttccgttcagtgttagattcgacattttgtagcgctggcatcaaggttttgtcgtgggtagcggttgaatcagcaaccaacagtgatcatcttcctgtgtcatttgaaatcaattgtcaaataacatCATTAGATTACCGggcatgcacatttatggaccatacgaaatttaagactttcttgcgttctgccctttcgaaacttgccaatgccaatgataaggaaatcgctcctaccatttgctcaattctagaggattcccggaagcaagctgaatttgtcatcccttcggctaaaggcaccgcttgtcgttggtggaataatgagtgtacgcgggactacAGAAAAGgaaggccgcttggaaaatgcttctacataatcagtgtccgaccaattggaaaaattatcagtttcatgCTGGTGTATTTAGGCGTACTGTTattcgagccaaagaggaatatgatattagacattacgattacctatctaattcaaaaaataagcgtgctttattttcattccttcgtgctaggaaggtgctaccaacacccttaacattagattcaattgttttgaccccgtaggaactgagcgcctccctagaagggattgccgaatgcttagaaaatcgatttacggccaggcttccggctattcattctacattgggtccttgggatgactttactccaatttccttagctgaactaaatgagactgcaatatgtttaccgaattcagcccctggccctgatggcgtcacaaatgcaatgttaaaaatattgttacatgaatcgcctaacgttcttttagacctggtgaattattcaattaaatatgcatggattccgttgcactggaagcttgccaaggtaatattgatgcttaagaaacaagaagtaaggtatgtattggagaacattaggcccattgcgcttacatcaaacgtagtaaaattcattgagaggcttcttcaccgtcgcatcatgaaatttattaatgataattctattcttagtccctgtcagattggtttcagggccggctgctccatgtggcatgcccacgtcgacttagaaagcggaatacaactcgctcgacgtcataagcaatacgctgctTTAGTGatgctcgatatcgctaaagcatacgacactgtggagcacactatattgatcaatcggctaacttcctgtggtgttcctgggtatatggtagcgtggattcggtcattcttaggtgaaagagaattctattgctacgaaagcggcgtttcttcttctagacacaaacaaacgagaggcgtaccgcaaggctcatttctttccccggtactttttaatattctcatgagcacactaccttgtcatcaagaaataactacttatgtttatgcagacgatattgcgttttttgcatctgcaaacgacatccgcacgctataccaacgactgcaaacttacctttatgatctggagaggtggttagatgctagacacttcaccctcaatgccagcaaatgtgctgttctcgtatttccgatacgtgatatagtgcacatttcattgtcttaccaccttcaagacataccacaggtggaatctgttaaatacctcggagttatttataacgcctctctcaactggcgctcacacatagatcatttgactgggaaaggtacccgtgcaattggcatattgcgtaggctgagcagtcgtcgaataggattgagaagagatacactcctaatgatatatcgtatgtacgttcgccctgtattagaatttggttgcgtgctcttctctggagctccagcctacatgtcccgtcctctaatcctcttagaaagagaagccttacgtctgtgtttaggtcttcctaaatttgttgcaaattctattctttatctagaatcccgtgttctgCCACtatcgtgcaggttccggcttttgacggtgcagacgttcttaaggatttacgaatcaccactgcgtcattcccaaataatctttatttcacaacctgcgttgtttttcgatgtcatctggccgcgactacataacccgcaaattatattcgtgcaaaaattacttgactctttgggcgtgcgcatatgcgatgttcttcctattaccgacagagctgttgccacggatattcaatttgatgacatctttcctaataatgcaaaattacttccacaccgtgttctagacggtatattaccagatcacctgaaaaaccttcaaacaaatgttgtaattgctacagatgcttcacaatgtgaagaaaagtcaggtgtaggaatattttccccgattctcgattggacattttctcttcggctgccagatttcataccaaTTTTTTTAGCCGAactcatggccgtggtgctggcatgacgcaaattaggaccatcaattacgtcagccgtgatagttactgattctttatcattgtgctcatcccttactgcttctagtgattctcgcgtggtgaggacatttcaatcattggtacctggttacttgagaagcgtgcgtttgatttgggtgcccggccataaaggactaatcattaatgaaattgcagactctctagccaaggcatcgataagtggccccattcttccttgctgccctttgactgcttatgtaactgcagctagatttcgcaggagtatcattatacagtcaatatcaggctccgcaattactaactctgtggattacggacatcttgcacccttggaacagagatttttgccgaacacggaaaattgaagtgtccctcacgaagctgcgctgccgtatacctgcattgaacttctacctccacaggtctggtctggtcccctcaccattatgcacattctgtggcgaagcggagacaatcgaccatttcttgttgtcttgcagacgtttttctattataagaaaacggctactcgaaatcccgcttcgctctattggtctgactttatcagtgcctgtgatcctatcttttggagcctccattgttgggttcagcaacagaaatgtttgcttggcgatccaaaattacctcattgaaactaatcgatttccatgttagattgatcgttctccctcccaaccatagctttcttttatttcttatcttttattaattattgttaatattattattatcttatacccggttttcatctgattatttcctttttttttctccaaacacaaaacgtttacttttaaactcacacgcccaaattgttaactcccttgttatcattattattttaggcacctaattaagcCGCCCGagtcttggccaatcccccactgtgggtatgtgccacggccactcaggacaacaacaacaacaagaacacttgttcctgtgctctctgaattttatgcgaagcatattacgagagctcaacccagctcctcaggcgcggcggtgtcgccatgaaatcacgtgacaccgtgacgtcacgacagaggagaagtggctttggctcaactcttgcaagacgggctgggtgggaatcgaaccagggtctccggaatgtgggacggagacgctaccactgagccacgagtacgatgcttcaaagcggtacaaaagcgcctctagtgaatgcggtgttgccttagaaacgagctgtttctaaggcgcgcgtctcttgctcaggcgcacatttcgttgccgcgccgaacgctgctttgctcgacgctcaccgcgtccaatgcgggtcgcgtagtcgctgccctatagcccattgtcttacaccccttggcgggtcgacgggaacgctgtcgcgtttcactcttgaaggcgaagcagtaatgcataagttgtttcttcgtctagccgaaccaaatatagccaagcaacagcagttcaccaggctaaacagtggttcaacaactaaaataaaggctagtatgcttcgcatcctgggcttaaccttacctaagccacagccatttttttgatgAAATCTTCACCtttcgaggtgcctcgcctccccgttTTGCGGCCATGGACGCAGAGCATGCCAGAGGCCGACTTGGCCAaaagtcatcacggccgtcaaccgcaaggaagtGAGTTGGCTCCCTATATGACAacgaagacaccgagctgtactctatgtcggaagacgactcatccgacgaaggcttcatacccgtccggagtaagagggcaaAGAGAAAGTTCGTCAATGCAGCGCCGccaactcctgcgagcacaacgactatgaagtcaaggcctgcgcgctggccacatatcatcatctttatgccggaagaactgtcaagcaacctacgattgctgaacaggcaagccctatacATTTTTCTGGATTGTGTGGTGCCGGATCAAATGaaagacataagaataaatccacgcaagaatatgCTCGCCACAGACGTGcacaacgcgagtgcgcttggaaaatTTTAAGAAATCACGCAGCTAGGTGTAATTTaggacattgacattgccattcccagTGATaacttacctagcctcatcatGCCGGCAAACGagggcacgatcattacgcaagtgcgccgcctTGGGAATACACGCTGCGTAAATGTAATAGTCAAGGGGGATTGTataccatcccacgttaaagtcagACATTTCCCACATCCGGTTGGACCaatcatccagaagccgcttcaatgccatcagtgtttcaggctaggacacgtcaagggcgtgtgtccca from Dermacentor albipictus isolate Rhodes 1998 colony chromosome 7, USDA_Dalb.pri_finalv2, whole genome shotgun sequence includes the following:
- the LOC135907621 gene encoding beta-1,4-mannosyl-glycoprotein 4-beta-N-acetylglucosaminyltransferase-like; this encodes MVFNHELDLLEIRVKELGDAVDYYLVVESTYAFSGVEKPLHLRSNLSAGFLREHAHKIVPISVDFYNYDDGNPWGPENYLRTSVWYEGHRRLKNISDDDLFIMSDADEIPSRDVVLFLKHHDGYGEPILLSLRWFMYGFFWENSVPVNVVIPNETSACTVLDVMDSYCGWDRFLHSVFMKRSSSFIGLSFAYYAIVVWEPLMSEVVCLLDKANKELLY